One Myxococcus stipitatus DNA segment encodes these proteins:
- the dgt gene encoding dGTP triphosphohydrolase: MGSETKPADAVVERPQVPDDQLPLDERTPYDVDYDRIVFSSEFRCLHDKTQVFPLSSSDYTRTRLTHSIEASCVGRSLGQLAGRGLRLQDVKVEPSHLGTIVAAACLAHDIGNPPFGHSGEAAIQHWVEQRLAKPGEARGGRGSPFTSTEEWSDLARFEGNAQGFRILNRLQSRERRGGLRYTAATLGAMSKYPRPSVLPGGRAADKARVSEKKFGYFQDDQVLALEAYRATALREREPGVFSRHPLAFLVEAADDICYAVIDLEDSAKLGLIPTKMACELLDAVLPPPVKDKRPPPAHPETRLAQARARAIGVLIQASVKVFLENVKAMEDGEWELPLISARDDVRVPLKEIKEVTRRHGYESERVLQIESAGFKTLGGLLDMFAMAVTTDTPNREERKLRQLLPLELFQRPDDPLRGEDMGQALARLSMYQRLLCVTDSIAGMTDGFAVELYQRLSGIKLPT, encoded by the coding sequence GTGGGGTCGGAGACGAAGCCGGCGGACGCCGTGGTCGAACGGCCGCAGGTCCCGGACGACCAGCTCCCGTTGGACGAGCGCACCCCGTACGACGTCGACTACGACCGCATCGTCTTCTCCAGCGAGTTCCGTTGCCTGCACGACAAGACGCAGGTGTTCCCCCTGTCGTCGAGCGACTACACGCGCACCCGGCTCACCCACAGCATCGAGGCCTCGTGCGTGGGGCGCTCGTTGGGCCAGCTGGCGGGGCGGGGCCTGCGGCTCCAGGACGTGAAGGTGGAGCCCTCGCACCTGGGCACCATCGTCGCGGCGGCGTGCCTGGCGCACGACATCGGCAATCCGCCCTTCGGCCACTCGGGCGAGGCGGCCATCCAGCACTGGGTGGAGCAGCGCCTGGCGAAGCCGGGCGAGGCGCGTGGGGGGCGAGGGAGCCCCTTCACGTCGACCGAGGAGTGGAGCGACCTGGCGCGCTTCGAGGGCAACGCGCAGGGCTTCCGCATCCTCAACCGGCTCCAGTCCCGCGAGCGGCGAGGGGGCCTGCGCTACACGGCGGCGACGCTGGGGGCGATGAGCAAGTATCCGCGCCCGTCGGTGCTCCCGGGTGGCCGCGCGGCGGACAAGGCCCGCGTGTCGGAGAAGAAGTTCGGATACTTCCAGGACGACCAGGTGCTGGCGCTGGAGGCCTACCGGGCGACGGCGCTGCGGGAGCGCGAGCCGGGCGTCTTCTCGCGTCACCCGCTGGCCTTCCTCGTCGAGGCGGCGGACGACATCTGCTACGCGGTCATCGACCTGGAGGACTCCGCCAAGCTGGGGCTCATCCCCACGAAGATGGCGTGCGAGCTGCTCGACGCGGTGCTCCCGCCTCCGGTGAAGGACAAGCGTCCGCCCCCGGCGCACCCGGAGACGCGGCTGGCGCAGGCCCGCGCGCGAGCCATCGGCGTGCTCATCCAGGCCAGCGTGAAGGTGTTCCTGGAGAACGTGAAGGCCATGGAGGACGGCGAGTGGGAGCTACCCCTCATCTCCGCGCGTGATGACGTGCGGGTGCCCCTGAAGGAAATCAAGGAGGTCACCCGTCGCCACGGCTATGAAAGCGAGCGCGTGCTGCAAATCGAGAGCGCGGGCTTCAAAACGTTGGGCGGTCTGCTGGACATGTTCGCGATGGCGGTGACGACGGATACGCCGAACCGCGAGGAGCGCAAGCTGCGGCAGCTGTTGCCGCTGGAGTTGTTCCAGCGGCCGGACGACCCGCTGCGCGGCGAGGACATGGGCCAGGCGCTCGCGCGGCTCAGCATGTACCAGCGCCTGCTGTGCGTGACGGACTCCATCGCCGGGATGACGGACGGCTTCGCGGTGGAGCTCTACCAGCGACTGTCCGGCATCAAGCTCCCGACGTAG